From a single Streptomyces rubradiris genomic region:
- a CDS encoding STAS domain-containing protein — MHIRGDHAELVVGGRLDVRSAADARTALHSAVDTGVGDLVLDLSELDSWDATGLGVIMGAHRRAGRCGRRLVLRGVPPQMQRLLVATRLHRILAIEGGIGVESLPRV; from the coding sequence ATGCACATCAGGGGCGACCACGCCGAGCTGGTCGTCGGGGGCCGCCTCGACGTCCGCAGCGCGGCGGACGCCCGTACGGCCCTGCACTCGGCCGTCGACACCGGAGTCGGCGACCTGGTGCTCGACCTGTCCGAACTGGATTCCTGGGACGCCACCGGACTCGGCGTGATCATGGGCGCCCACCGGCGGGCCGGCCGCTGCGGGCGCCGGCTGGTGCTGCGGGGCGTGCCCCCGCAGATGCAGCGCCTGCTGGTGGCCACCCGGCTGCACCGCATCCTCGCCATCGAGGGCGGCATCGGCGTGGAGTCGCTGCCCCGGGTGTGA